Below is a genomic region from Gracilimonas sp..
GGCTTGCTAAAGCGGATGAGGCTTTGTCAGGAGTATGGTATGTGTGTGCCCTGATCTTACAGACGGTAGTGATCACTTTCATCCATCTGCTTGTATTCTCGTTGATTTTATTCGGGGTTTCTATTCTCATTCATGACAACCCGATGACCCTGTTATTTTTGCTGTATGAAAAACTATCCAGCCGGCTGTATATCGCGTTGTCAATCTACAGCACGTTGTCTGTGTTGAGCGTCTTCCTGAAGAGCAGAAGATCCCGGGAGGGAGTTCAGGCCAAGGTTCAGCCAAAAACCATCACGGTAAAGAATGGCAGAAGTGCTGTACTGGTTGAGATTGCTGATATTAAATGGATTAGCTCTGACGGGGGCTATCTTGATATTCACACCGATAACCAAAAACATGTGATACTTGACAGCCTGAAAAATATCATCCAAACCCTGCCGGAGAATTT
It encodes:
- a CDS encoding LytTR family DNA-binding domain-containing protein; amino-acid sequence: MSNLKQFYPSFRLLPSGGLFSAAHKKYFIWFCAFWVFIAVLEFGQDYISSVLQDNTFRIGESLSYKLFWPLFIPFFIALDYGLAKADEALSGVWYVCALILQTVVITFIHLLVFSLILFGVSILIHDNPMTLLFLLYEKLSSRLYIALSIYSTLSVLSVFLKSRRSREGVQAKVQPKTITVKNGRSAVLVEIADIKWISSDGGYLDIHTDNQKHVILDSLKNIIQTLPENFKRIHKSTIVNIARIKKLQSRGNGDYDVILDDDRELRLSRNYTKELRGNLL